From the Helianthus annuus cultivar XRQ/B chromosome 17, HanXRQr2.0-SUNRISE, whole genome shotgun sequence genome, the window TTGTTTATGTGGACAAGTAAAATCATTGATTGTCTTTTTATCTCAAAATCGGCCTAATAAGTAATAATGGATCCCTATCACTAAATCATTATTAAGCAGTCTTAAACTCTGAATGTGGTGATAGTGCAAGAATTCATATGTACTTATTTTCCCATCTTTAAGTTTTGCAAAAAGTCCCATTATGAATGGTTGTTGTACCAGAATTCGTCATTATTAATGGCTTTTGTACCTTACTTTTGTAGAATTCGCCATTTATAATGGATTTTATACAATATTTAATGGTTAAAGCTCACACATTCTCTGAACATTCTTGCCACACTCTACTTCTGTATAAAAATCGTCATTTATAACGGAGATAGCATTATTTGTGAAATATTTTTGAACATGGTGAAAACCTTTTCCAAAACAACACTAGATTAGCGAAAGACTCGACAAAAATGCATACATAGAAACACGATGATATATAGTGGAGCAAGGATATGATGCTCTCTTCACTGAACTTGTCTTTATCAGAAGATTTCTTTATTTAACATTTTAACTTATTCAATCCCGAACAATCATCTAGCAAGCCCTTGTCTTACATCCCTAACCCCAAAGGACTTTTAAGAACATAGGGTGTCTACCTTGTTGACATACAACTCAGGATACAATGATAAATGAAAATCATGGAATAACTGTCCAATTGCTTTAGAGTTTTATTCTCATGTAAAGATCTAGAACCCGATAACATCCAAAAGTTTTTGTTTTCAATTACCATGGaaatatttagtttttttttttttattaatcatGTGAATGGAGTCATAGCAACCACGGTAGATCGTAAGGTTACAATGAACCGTATTCTTAATTTTAAGAAGAGTAAATTGCCCTGATAGTTCATGTGGTTTTGTAAAGTAACACCTATAGTCtctaacttttggaaattacacttGTGCTCTCTATGGTTTActttttgttactcggatagtccctggagtggatgtccgttagttttctctgttaagtccatctgaaattacttatttaccactccctttaaaaaataaaaaaaacaaatatggaTTATTAAAAGTGTGGGGCCCATCATATCTACCCCTCCCTTATTCAACCACCGCCTCCACTGCCTCCAATCACCGCCTGCACCCACACCGTCTCCACCACAACCCActtccacccaccatcaccaaaAACCCTAACCCCTCGGTTCCTAAcccaccctttcaaacccaatTCAGTAGCATTATGCACAGTCCACTCACGGTAGAACACCCCTTGCACTCTCCCCTTAATCTCCACCTTCACCTGCAGTCAGTTaacaatcatcaacaataacAAATGGGTTACGAATTTGACGTCAGTTGGATGAATTAGAGGGAGATTTTACTTAGCTTTTTGATGGGTGTTGATGGATTTGGCGGTGAAACAGAGGATGATTGAGAAGACATATTGAGGGGACGAGGTCGGAGTGGGGGAGGGTGAGGCCGGAGATGAAGACGAAGAACCGGAAATTGAAGGGGATCGCCGTTCGATTTGGTGGGTGTTGATGGATTTGGTGGTCGTCGTTCGATTTCAGATGAAGGGGATCTGTGGTTGTCTTAGGTGGGTGCGGTGGTGGCTGGTGGCAACATACGGTGGTGTTGGTGaagacggtggtggtggcggcataTGGTAGTGGTAGGTGAAGATAGAGAGAGGTGGTTGTCTTAGGTGGGTGCGATGGTGGCTGGTGGTCAGCGACAGGTGGGTTGAGACGGTTCTCttgagatatatatatatatatatagagagagagagagagagagagagtcggagtgtttgtgtgttttgtgtgtgattttttatattttaataaaagaaatgggtaaataagtaatttcagatggatttaacggagaaaactaacatCCATCAACTCAAGGGATCATCCGAGTAACAAAAAGTAAACCACAGGAAGCATCGGTGTAATTTCTAAAAGTTTGGGACTATATGTGTTACTTTACAAAACCACAAAGACTATCCAgacattttactttttttaagaaaaatgtaAAGTATTATTTAATGTTTTCTGCACATCTATTCATTCTTTAACATATGTTATCTACATGGTATtgtgaaaacaagaaacaaaagtCAAATATTTGAAGATTCAAGACTGGGTGATGCCAGTGACGGACCTAGCCTATTAATTTAggggtatttaaaaaaaaatattgagCAATCAtacaataacaaaaaaaaattgttttggggctTGGGCTATGTTTATCAATTGGGTGTGTTTCAATTATATTATACTTAATTTATGCATAATTATTATACAAGTTTGGTGTTGTAAAAGGTTTGTGCTTATAAAAATTTagaattttaataaattaaagtaTCCTATTTTTTAGGAGTATCCCCATATTTGTTTAAGGGTATCTTTtatataaaaccgaaaaaaaattacactacgaAAACGGGGTTGAGCCATAGTCCGTGATACCCCTCATTATATTATAAGTCCGCCACTGGGTGATGCTATACAAATCATATGTATATGTATAACGCCTTACAACACCTTATACAAATAATGTCGTATATCACCTTATACAACCTTGTATGACCTCTCATACGACCTGTATAAAGCCTTAGACAACCTCTCGTACGACCCGTATAACATCTTATACAACCATCTATGACCTGCTATGTGAGCCGTATATTGTATATGAGCCGTATGATCTTGCCACTGCCACATTAGTCACCTCTATGTCATTACATACAAATCATACAAAACCGTATAACGCCTCCTACAATCCTCGATAACCCATCATATATTTGTATAACCAATACGACCCGTCTAACAAGCCACTTAAGTGGTGTTTAAAAGACAATCCTTCACCCCACAAAGGGAAATTGTAAGCAATCCTCTCAACCCACAAGAATGCTCTCAACCGCACtccgatcatcatcatcatcatctttctcactCCACCCACTCAAACTCAAACTCAAACCCACTTCATGTTCATACTCTTCTTCTAACCATCCACTGTGGTCTGGTCTCCAAAACTGGCGAGACAGCTCTCTCAACCACAACCGCTTCTGGGGACCCTCTGGTCCCCAACCCGAAGCCGAACCCACAATTGACCCAAATAACCAACATTCACAACTGGGTTCGGTCACTTCTCTAGCAGAAATGGGTGCTATGGTCTTGCAAACGCCAGACCCATTAAAAAAATCGAAACTTTCTCATCTTGCTTACTCTAAATGGCGTAAGGAAAGGCTCCCAGTTGGGGTTTCTGTTCCACCTACCAGCCCTGCTCGCCCTTCAAAGCCCCAATTGGTTTGTTCTTTGTTTTGTACTGATTGTTTTTATTGGTTTTGTTTTTGTAGGTTGTTGTTACTTAAAAGGGTTTTGAGTGTTTATTTACAGTTTTGTCACTTTGTTAGTGAGTTGGAAGAGGGTTTTAGGGGTTTCTGTGATCATTGCTGTAACTCCTGATGATACATTTTGATAAGAcaaaggggctgtttgtttaccggTTCACACCTCTtgctggttcagcacttaatggttcagactgtttgttccGCGAGCttatgtctgaatggttcagacatttgactctgaatggttaagcattatactgagtctgattggttaagacctctaatctgaattggtcagacatttgcctctgaacggttaagcattatactggctcttaatggttcaaacatcttactggttcagcgcTTAATGGTTCAGAgctcttattggttcagcactcaaccattcagaagttgctaAACAGCCCCAAAGATTGATATAATATACCTGGATTAAGAATGCTTATTTATTGTAGGAGATATATGGATGTATGTTTGCACTGATCAATTCAAATAGTAGTCAAAGTGGTGCCCAGGCGCAGAAATAACGGAAAAAACAGgccaatcaaaaaaaaaaaaaaaaaaaaaaaaactgtcggAAACGGCCTATACTAGTCAAAAACAGTCTAAACCAGCCTATAACACGTCTAAAACAGCTAACAATGGAATAGAAAAGAAAAGCATGGCGTAGTGTGGTAAAAATAGTGATAGTTCATATGTATGCATTAACTTCATTCTTGTTTTGATTTACAAATAGAAAAGAAAAGAATTTTTGTTGGAAGTAAAAGTTGAGATTTCATGTAAATATTAGGCATTGTTAGATTATGTTAATGTATGATTCAGATTAGATAAATTTGAATTACGATTGGTGTAGTTTCATCAACTCTAGGCCTTTTAGAGGTTTCATATGGTCCATATATGAAGTTCTTACTTCTTTCTTTCATCATAGTGAACTGAAGTATATGCTTGTAATTTATTTCATGACACGCTGAGTTTCTAGTAGTCAAGTAGTGGTCTAGCTTTTGGTTACCAAGAGCACGCCTCAGGTGCATGACGTGATTGGGGAAATGCCTTAAAGTCTGGAAGTGGCGCTTCTTGCACACATgggcttggttttaaaaagcgataGGCGCAtaaaagcgacgaggtctaaaattgaggcgcgaagcgcaaaaggggtgggcttttcgtacccgaggcgcaaCTCGCAAGGTGtttgtataatttttttatatgtcCCATAcatatcccataggtttttagcttcttttaaccaaaatatagctataaataaGGCTTTTATACCATTTTACTTACATGTACAAGTCAAAAAACCCAAGGTACAACTTTTTTATGCAGAAAAACGCCTCAGATACATGAGGCGTGCGCCTCAGGCCAAAAAGCCCCCCAAAACCCCAAAAATCTGCGCCTTTTGGGCGCTTCTTGAAATTACACAAGGCGCTGAGCGAAAAAGCCCCAGAAGCTGCGCCTTAGTGCACCTCGCGCCTCGGCGCACCTcaggcgcgctttttaaaaccaagcacATGGTTCAAATTTAGGGTACGGGGGAGGCTCATATGTAAAAACGACCAAAAGGATGAAGAAACTATGAATTGTTTACTTAATGAAGGAGGTTGACATGTACGCGCCTTAACTTTTTGGGACCTAAATGCCTCGGAGCGCCTTGTGCCTTTATAAGATGCTGTTATTTTTTATAGAGTTATGTATGATGCTGACTATTACTTGAGATGCGTACGACACCTATGCATAGTCTTGTTATTGGTAACTTCAGGTATCTCCAAAAGAAATCCCAGCTCCAAAGAACTCTGGCTTGCCTCTTAACGCGTATATGCTACACAATCTTGCTCATGTGGAGCTAAACGCAATTGATTTGGCATGGGATACCGTTGTTCGGTTTTCACCTTATAGTGCGCTTCTTGGAGACATGTTTT encodes:
- the LOC110897709 gene encoding uncharacterized protein HI_0077 — its product is MLSTALRSSSSSSFSLHPLKLKLKPTSCSYSSSNHPLWSGLQNWRDSSLNHNRFWGPSGPQPEAEPTIDPNNQHSQLGSVTSLAEMGAMVLQTPDPLKKSKLSHLAYSKWRKERLPVGVSVPPTSPARPSKPQLVSPKEIPAPKNSGLPLNAYMLHNLAHVELNAIDLAWDTVVRFSPYSALLGDMFFADFARVADDESRHFAWCSQRLAELGFSYGDMPAHNVLWRECAKSSDDVVARLAVIPLVQEARGLDAGPRLVQKLIGFGDKRTSNVVAKIAEEEVAHVAVGVYWFVSVCQQMGRAPCPTFRDLLKEYNVEVKGPFNYTAREEAGLPQEWYDPLKEGIKDEGPLSKVHDRLAHIISMEKENSSLS